Proteins co-encoded in one Rhodococcus sp. PAMC28707 genomic window:
- the glnA gene encoding type I glutamate--ammonia ligase, with product MDRQKEFVLRTLEERDIRFVRLWFTDVLGYLKSVAIAPAELEGAFDEGIGFDGSAIEGFARVSEADTVAKPDPSTFQILPWSSSKGHQHSARMFCDIAMPDGSPSWADSRHVLRRQLSKAADLGFSCYVHPEIEFFLLKDSPEDGSPPTPADNGGYFDQAVHDSAPNFRRHAIDALESMGISVEFSHHEAAPGQQEIDLRYADALSMADNIMTFRYLVKEVAIAEGVRATFMPKPFSDQAGSAMHTHMSLFEGDTNAFHNPDDPMQLSETGKSFIAGILEHANEISAVTNQWVNSYKRLIRGGEAPTAASWGPSNRSALIRVPMYTPNKASSRRVEIRSPDSACNPYLAFAVLLAAGLRGIEKGYTLPPEAEEDVWALTSAERRAMGYKELPGNLDQALNAMEGSELVAEALGEHVFDFFLRNKRREWEEYRSHVTPYELKAYLGL from the coding sequence ATGGATCGCCAAAAGGAATTCGTGCTTCGGACCCTGGAGGAGCGCGACATCCGCTTCGTCCGCCTATGGTTCACCGATGTTCTTGGCTATCTGAAATCGGTCGCCATCGCCCCCGCGGAACTCGAAGGTGCCTTCGACGAAGGGATCGGCTTCGACGGAAGCGCTATCGAGGGATTCGCCCGCGTCTCCGAAGCAGATACCGTTGCCAAGCCCGATCCGTCGACTTTTCAGATCCTGCCCTGGTCGAGCAGCAAGGGGCATCAGCATTCGGCGCGGATGTTCTGCGACATCGCGATGCCCGACGGCTCGCCGTCCTGGGCTGATTCGCGCCACGTGCTGCGGCGTCAACTGAGCAAGGCCGCAGACCTCGGGTTCAGCTGCTACGTGCATCCGGAGATCGAGTTCTTCCTGCTCAAGGACTCCCCAGAGGATGGATCGCCGCCCACGCCCGCCGACAACGGTGGATACTTCGATCAGGCCGTGCACGACTCGGCGCCGAACTTTCGCCGTCACGCCATCGATGCGCTCGAGTCGATGGGCATCTCCGTCGAGTTCAGCCATCACGAAGCCGCGCCCGGTCAGCAGGAAATCGACCTCCGCTATGCCGACGCACTGTCGATGGCCGACAACATCATGACCTTCCGTTACCTGGTCAAGGAAGTTGCGATCGCCGAGGGCGTCCGGGCAACGTTCATGCCCAAGCCGTTCAGTGATCAGGCCGGCTCGGCGATGCACACGCACATGAGCCTGTTCGAGGGCGACACCAATGCGTTCCACAATCCGGACGACCCCATGCAGCTCTCGGAGACCGGCAAGTCGTTCATCGCCGGAATCCTCGAACATGCCAACGAGATCAGCGCCGTCACGAACCAGTGGGTCAACTCCTACAAGCGGTTGATCCGCGGTGGCGAAGCACCGACGGCAGCGTCGTGGGGACCCTCCAACCGCTCGGCACTCATCCGGGTTCCGATGTACACCCCGAACAAAGCGTCCTCTCGTCGCGTCGAGATCCGTAGCCCCGATTCCGCCTGCAATCCCTACCTGGCCTTCGCGGTCCTGCTCGCTGCCGGTCTGCGTGGCATCGAAAAGGGCTACACGTTGCCACCAGAGGCAGAAGAGGACGTGTGGGCGTTGACATCCGCCGAGCGTCGCGCCATGGGTTACAAGGAGCTTCCAGGCAACCTCGATCAGGCTCTGAACGCCATGGAAGGCTCCGAGCTCGTCGCCGAAGCCCTCGGCGAACATGTCTTCGACTTCTTCCTGCGCAACAAGCGTCGGGAGTGGGAGGAATACCGCTCGCATGTCACGCCGTACGAGCTGAAGGCCTACTTGGGATTGTGA